The following coding sequences lie in one Spinacia oleracea cultivar Varoflay chromosome 1, BTI_SOV_V1, whole genome shotgun sequence genomic window:
- the LOC130462690 gene encoding uncharacterized protein, which produces MIETQLAQLASTIKEQQVHISLPPQGQPPKKLYAIVTRSGKTLDDSATHVEAPSSRGESSMGNESSDRDDAEEKSRVDDMSDGDKSKETPLPPLPTPFPPYPHRHKWDVQFAKFLVILRQLYVTIPFTDSLKQMPSYTRFLKEILSGKRDLDVKETVNLTENSIYAFCDLGASISILPYSVFAKLDVGDLVPTNITLQLADRSVKYPIGKVEDVPLVVGELTFLVDFVVLDIDEDAHTPIILGRPFLATAGALIDVQEGLITLKAGDAKASFKRCANELARSSLDDKNVHGVPKALGDELEDVVTIPEIFEMHVDDDNGAKPSKVFHGSAKKVKKSAKSPPSPEEGHVGGLFGFRLLNGDVGKIFVPKGTKKCMLTSVDPRLVVFDPP; this is translated from the exons atgattgagacccaacttGCTCAACTAGCTAGCACTATCAAAGAGCAACAAGTGCATATAAGTCTCCCGCCCCAAGGTCAACCTCCTAAGAAATTGTATGCCAttgtgacaaggagtgggaagacCTTAGATGATAGTGCAACGCATGTTGAAGCTCCTAGCTCTAGGGGTGAGAGTTCTATGGGAAATGAGTCCTCGGACCGTGATGATGCGGAAGAGAAGTCTCGTGTCGACGACATGAGTGATGGTGATAAGTCGAAGGAgactcctcttcctcctctcccaaCTCCTTTTCCCCCCTATCCCCATAGACACAAATGGGATGTGCAATTCGCAAAATTTCTTGTGATTCTTCGACAATTGTATGTCACTATCCCCTTTACGGATTCTTTGAAACAAATGCCTTCTTATACGAGATTTCTCAAGGAAATCTTGAGTGGGAAGCGAGATCTTGACGTAAAGGAGACGGTGAACCTCACCGAGAATT caatATATGCCTTCTGTGATTTGGGTGCTAGCATTAGTATACTACCTTATTCGGTGTTTGCCAAGCTTGACGTTGGAGATCTTGTCCCAACcaacatcaccttgcaactTGCCGACCGTTCGGTCAAGTATCCCATTGGCAAGGTTGAGGATGTTCCCCTAGTGGTTGGAGAGCTTACTTTCCTTGTGGATTTCGTCGTCTTGGACATTGATGAGGATGCCCATACCCCCATTATCTTGGggaggccatttttggccaccgcAGGTGCTCTTATCGATGTGCAAGAAGGACTAATCACTTTGAAAGCGGGAGACGCCAAGGCTAGTTTCAAGCGG TGTGCTAATGAGCTTGCTAGGTCCTCTCTTGATGACAAGAATGTCCATGGAGTCCCAAAGGCGCTTGGGGATGAGCTTGAAGATGTTGTAACAATCCCCGAGATATTTGAAATGCatgttgatgatgataatgGAGCTAAACCCTCCAAAGTGTTTCATGGATCGGCTAAGAAAGTCAAGAAGTCCGCTAAGAGTCCACCGAGTCCCGAGGAGGGGCATGTTGGTGGGTTATTTGGTTTCCGCCTCTTGAATGGTGATGTCGGTAAGATATTTGTGCCCAAAGGGACAAAGAAATGCATGTTGACTAGTGTTGACCCAAGGTTGGTTGTCTTTGACCCCCCTTGa